In Vigna radiata var. radiata cultivar VC1973A unplaced genomic scaffold, Vradiata_ver6 scaffold_270, whole genome shotgun sequence, the following are encoded in one genomic region:
- the LOC106754807 gene encoding GDSL esterase/lipase At1g54790-like, whose product MATNTCTLQIFSLIAICIPCAISFQLDFPAVFNFGDSNSDTGALIAIGFESLYPPNGQTYFQIPSGRYFDGRLIIDFLMDAMDLPFLNAYLDSLGFPNFRKGCNFAAAAATILPATSSSLCPFSFGVQVSQFLRFKARALELIAKGICQSTRLAYSNLLSNQFNPRQMKSPIRR is encoded by the exons ATGGCAACCAACACTTGTACCCTTCAGATTTTTTCCCTCATTGCCATCTGCATACCTTGTGCCATATCCTTCCAGTTGGACTTTCCAGCAGTTTTCAACTTTGGTGATTCAAATTCTGATACTGGTGCTCTTATTGCCATTGGTTTTGAGAGCCTTTACCCTCCAAATGGACAAACTTACTTCCAAATACCATCGGGAAGATACTTTGATGGTCGTCTCATCATCGATTTCCTTA TGGATGCTATGGACTTGCCATTCCTAAATGCCTACCTGGATTCTTTGGGTTTTCCAAATTTTAGGAAAGGATGCAACTTTGCTGCAGCAGCTGCAACTATCCTCCCAGCCACTTCATCTTCCCTCTGCCCCTTTTCCTTTGGGGTTCAGGTGTCTCAGTTCCTCCGATTCAAAGCTAGGGCCCTTGAATTGATTGCCAAAGGTATCTGCCAAAGCACAAGATTAGCATACTCCAACCTCCTCAGTAACCAATTCAACCCTCGACAAATGAAATCCCCAATTCGAAGATGA